The following nucleotide sequence is from Pseudomonas sp. S09G 359.
GTCATTACTGTTGCCGATGCCGAGGATCTTGGGCACGTCGATGTAGCCGTACAGTTCGAACGGACCCTTGCGGCCGAAGTATTCGTACTCCAGGTACACGTCATCGGCGGGTTTGGGGCCGAAGCTGATGTCTTTGCTGCCGATCAACGTCAGGTCCTGGTTGAACCAGTCTGACAGGTACACGCCTTTTTTCCCGGGGTTGGCTTCAGGGGGCTTGGTTTCAGGGCTAAGCGTTTCGCCCTGAGCTGAGTCATCGGCAGGCTTTTGCTGCGCCAAAATGGGTGCACTGAGTACTCCCGTAACGGCGGCCAGTAGCAAGGAAACACCAAAGCAAATGCGAGGCCTTGAGGTGGAGTGCATTGAAAATCCCTATTCGTACGCGGTTTGAACCCGATTCTTCGGGTAACAGTGAACTTGGCTACCAAGTTCGTTTCGCAAACGTTTGCACGTGGCGTACCAACTTTGTTCAAGGGGTTGAACAGAATAGAAAAAACGGCGATTAGTCGACCTTTTGGTCAAAATTGACTGGGTGTCATTTTCTCGATGCGCTTGAACAGGTGCATCGCCGTTTCCCGACGATACTCGCTGGGCGTCTGGTTCATCTCGATGCGAAAATGCCGGTTGAAATTGGACAGGTTGGCGTAGCCCACTTCAAAACAGATATCCGCCACCGACATCTCGCTTTGCAATAACAAGCGGCAGGCGCGCTGCACGCGGAACTTGCGCATCAGGTCGATAAACCCGTGGCCGGTGTTGCGCTTGAAGAAGCGTGAGAAGCCCGGTTCGCTCATGTCCAACTGTTGCGCGATCACCGACAGGCGCACGTCGCCGGTGAGTTCGCGCATCAAGTAGTCGAAGGCCTTGTTAATGCGTTCGGCGCTGCGTGCATCCAGGGTCGGTGCGTAGCAGGGGCTGGCCAGCGCTTTTACCTGCGGCGGTGTGGCGTTTTTCAGGGTGTCCAGCAGTTGCAGGAACAGGATCAGCCGCTGCAGGCCGTGGGCGCTGCCGATGGCTTCCATCAGGCGCGCCGCCTGCACAGCCGTTTCGCCGCTGAACTCCAGGCCACGTCGTGCCTGTTCGAACAACGCGTGCAAATCGCCGAGCTCCGGCAGGGTCTTGCGCAGGGCGAGCAGGGCGGCGCCGTCGAATTGCAGCACCACATCGCGACCGGCGAGGTATTCGCCGGGGGCCAGTTCGCCGATCCAGTCGTGGGGCAGGTCGGGGCCGATCAGCGCGACATGCCCGGCACTAAACGCGCCGATATAGTCGCCCGCCACCAATTTGCCGCTGCCCTGGCGGATCAGGTGGATTTCGAATTCGGGGTGGTGGTTCCAGCGCGCCAGATCAAACGGATAGTCGTGTTCGAACCAGCGAAAGCAGTGGTCCGGTTCCGGCAGGATCACCTCCAGCTCGGCGGGGCGATGCTCGAACAGGGTGGCGCGGTCGACGGGCATTGAGGCTGCCTCTTGTACAGTGGGTCACGCCAAAATACGCGTCTCGGGTAGGCCGGCGCTACCCCCGGTTCCGCCCGGCACTGATACTTTTTTGCTCCTGGGGCCGCGGTTAAAAAAGTATCGGTCGAGCATGCGCCGTTCGTTTGTGAGGCCCTGACCAAGCTGCTGTAATCGGCGCTCAACAACAAAAACAACAGGTGGAAACCGCCATGCTCAAGCTTCCTCACGCATTGTTCCTGCTGTCCGCTCTGGCGTTGGCCATGCCCAGCCACGCTGCCGACACGGTGACCATCGCCACGGTCAACAACAGCGACATGATCCGCATGCAGCGCCTGTCCAAGGTGTTTGAAGCACAGCACCCGGACATCAAGCTCAACTGGGTGGTACTGGAAGAAAACGTGCTGCGCCAGCGCCTCACCACCGATATCGCCACTCAGGGCGGCCAGTTTGATGTGCTCACCATCGGCACTTACGAAACCCCGTTATGGGGCGCCAAGCACTGGCTGGAACCGCTCACCCAGTTGCCGGCTGGCTACGACGTCGACGACATCTTCCCGGCGGTGCGCCAGGGCCTGTCGGTGAATAATAGCCTGTATGCGTTGCCGTTCTACGGCGAAAGCACCGTCACCTACTACCGCACCGACTTGTTCCAGCAGGCCGGCCTGAGCATGCCCGCGCACCCGACCTGGAGCCAACTCGGCGATTTCGCCGCCAAACTCACCGCCAAGGACAAGGGCCAGTACGGCATGTGCCTGCGCGGCAAGGCCGGCTGGGGTGAGAACGTCGCGTTGCTGAGCACCATGGCCAACGCCTTTGGCGCGCGCTGGTTCGATGAGCAGTGGGAGCCCGAGCTGACCAGCCCCGAGTGGACCGCAGCGGCCAACTTCTACGTCAACACCCTCAAGCAATATGGCCCGCCGGGCGTGTCCAGTAACGGTTTCAATGAAACCCTGGCGCTGTTCAATAGCGGTAAATGTGCGATCTGGGTCGATGCCAGTGTCGCCGGCTCCTTCACCACCGACAAAACCCAGAGCAAGGTCGCCGACAGCGTAGGCTTTGCCGCCGCCCCCACCGAGGTCACGGACAAGGGCTCCTCATGGCTGTACGCCTGGTCCCTGGCGATCCCGGCCACCTCCAAGCACAAGGACGCCGCCAAGGCCTTTATCACCTGGGCGACCTCCAAGGACTACATCCAACTGGTCGCCGATAAAGAAGGCATCACCAACGTACCGCCAGGCACGCGCCAATCCACCTACAACGCGGCGTACTTGGAGGCTGCACCGTTTGCCCAGGTGACCCTGGAAATGATGAAGCACGCCGACCCCGCACACCCGTCGGTCAAACCCGTGCCGTATGTGGGCATCCAGTACGTGACCATCCCTGAGTTCCAGGCCATTGGTACCTCGGTAGGCAAGCTGTTCTCGGCGGCGCTCACCGGCGGCATGACGGTTGATCAGGCGTTGCGTGAAGCCCAGTCCACCACCGAGCGCGAAATGAAACGCGCCGGCTACCCTAAATGAACAGGACCTTTCCATGAACCGACTCGAAGGTAAAAGCGCGCTGATCACCGGATCGGCGCGCGGTATCGGTCGCGCGTTTGCCCAGGCGTATATCGCCGAAGGCGCCAGCGTTGCCATCGCTGATATCAACCTGCAACGCGCCCAGGCCACGGCGGCAGAACTCGGCCCCCAGGCTTACGCGGTGGCGATGGACGTCACCGACCAGGCCTCTATCGACAGCGCGATTGCCGCCGTGGTGGCTCATGCCGGCAAGCTGGATATCCTGGTCAACAACGCCGCGCTGTTCGACCTGGCGCCGATTGTCGATATCACTCGCGACAGTTATGAGCGGCTGTTCTCGATCAACGTCGCCGGCACGCTGTTCACCCTGCAGGCGGCGGCGCGGCAGATGATCAGCCAGGGCCATGGCGGCAAGATCATCAACATGGCCAGCCAGGCCGGGCGGCGCGGCGAGCCATTGGTGGCGATCTACTGCGCGACCAAGGCGGCGGTGATCAGCCTGACGCAATCGGCGGGGCTGAACCTGATCAAGCAGGGAATCAACGTGAATGCCATCGCGCCGGGCGTGGTGGATGGCGAGCATTGGGATGGGGTGGATGCTCTTTTTGCCAAACACGAAGGCCTGCAGCCCGGCGAGAAGAAGAGGCGGGTAGGGGCCGAGGTGCCCTTTGGGCGGATGGGCACGGCGGAGGATTTGACCGGGATGGCGATCTTTCTGGCTTCGAAGGAGGCTGATTATGTGGTGGCCCAGACCTACAACGTCGACGGCGGCAACTGGATGAACTAAGCCGATCACTGATTAAAAATGTGGGAGGGGCGTTGTTTTTCCTGGAATAAGGGCTACTCGGCAAAACTGCGATCAAAGAAATACACCGCTCCAGGCTTCAGGTTCTGCACGGTCGCCTGGGGCCGGCCGCCTTCACCGTTCTTCTTGCGCCCGGTCTCGCGCAAATACCCCGCCTCAGTCAGCTTCAACAACCGCTGGCGAATGCTGGTCTTGAGCACCGGCCGCTCCAGCACCAGGGAAAAGATCGTGGTCGCTTCCGGCGCGCTGAATTCATCGCCCAGGAACAACAGCGGCAAACTGCTGTACAGCGATTTGGACAGCAGGCGTTCCTGCACCGCCGCCACAATGCTGTTGTGGTCGAACGGCAACTTGATACTGCCATCCGCCAGCGCCTTCAGCGCAAACCAACCCTGATGCTCACCCAGGCGCACCTCGTCTGCCACGATCGCCAGGTAAAAGGTGGACGACGACCAGCAACGTGGGTCGCGAAACGCATCACCCACCGTGCCCACTTGCTCGCTCCAGGCCAGGGGCAGGCCGACCTTGTTGCTGGCGCGCAAGCGTTCCACGGCATCCTTGAGGCTCAGATCTTGCACGTCGCCATTCACCACCACGCCCGGCAGCGCCCAGTGCCCGGCGAACGGCTCAGCGTCACGTTTATTCAGCAACAGTTTCAGTTCGCCCGAGACGCGACAGTAGAACAGTGCGCACAAGTCGACAGTATGGAGGTAGGGGCTTAGGGGCATGTGACGTCCTTCTGAACAGCAGTGGGGCACAGTCTAACGGATCGAACAAATATGTCATGTACTGGCTTCAGCATAGATAAACAAATGTTTCTTGCAATGAAAGTACATGACGTGTACTTTTGTTTCCAGGCCACCGGAGAACCACCATGACCCTTGCGAAAACTGCCATTGCTTCTTTCGACGTCGATGCCCAGAAGAGCTTTACGCCGCTGTGCCCCAACGAGTTGCCGGTGGCCGGTGGTGACCAGATCGGCGCCGAACTCAACTACATGGCCAGCCTCGCCGGCCATCGCGTCGGCAGCAAGGATGCCCACACCCCGCACGCACCGTGGGTGGTCACGCAACACAGCGAGATGCTGCAACCCACCGGTCTGGCCCATGCCGATGTCACCTGGGTCAGCCACTGCGTGCCGGGCACTGAAGGTTTTACGCTGTTGGACGAATTGCCCACGCCCTATGACTACGACTACTTCATCTGGAAAGGCGTCGAGCCCGACTTGCACCCCTACGGTGCCTGCTACCACGACCTGCACGACAAACTCTCCACCGGCGTCATCGAGTACCTCAAGGCCCACGGCGTAACCCGTGTGATCGTTGGCGGCCTGGCCCTGGATTACTGCGTCAAGACCACCGCGTTACAGCTGCTCAAGGCCGGTCTGGAAGTGCTGCTGCACCTGCCGGCATGCCGGGGTATCAGCGAGGAGGGCGGCGTGCAGGCCGTGAATGAGTTGCACAAGGCCGGTGCCGCCATCAGCCGCACCCGCGAAGAACTGGCCGCGATGGCCACGCGTTAAGGAGAACCACCATGGAAAGTGCCTACGACTACGAAACCCCGGTGATCCAGGGCTTGCTCGATACTGATTACTACACCTTCACCATGATGCAAGCGGTGTTGCACCAGTACCCCAACGTGGATGTGGAGTACAACTTCATCGTCCGCTCCCGGGAGAAACTCACTCACCTGATCCCCGAGTTGCGTGCCGAGTTGGAGAAACTCGCCGGCCTGCAAATGCGTGAAGGCGAGCTGCGCTTTCTGTTCAACCCGCGTTTTCGCGAATACCTGACGCCTGATTACGAGCGCTTCCTCGGCCTGTTCCGCTTCAACCTGCGTTATATCCACATCAGTGAAGTCGACGGCCAACTGAACATCCGCGTGGTCGGCCCGATGCTGCACTGCATCATGTTCGAGCAGCCGGTACTGGCCTTGGTCAGCGAGTTGCGCAACCGCGAAAAATACCCCGACGTGACGCTTGAGGACGTCACCCGCAAGCTCTACCAGAAGTTCGACTGGCTGGAGAAAAACCTCAGCCGCGACGAGCTGGCCGACCTGCGCGTTTCCGACTTTTCAACGCGCCGGCGCCTGTCGTTCAAGGCCCAACGCGAAGTGGTGGACATCATGCGCCGCGACTTCCCCGGCCAGTTCGTCGGCACCAGCAACGCGCACCTGGCCTACGAATTCGACTTGCCGCTGATCGGCACCATGGCCCACCAATGGCTGATGGTGCACCAGCAACTGGGCCGCCTGCGCGAAAGCCAGAACGCCGCGCTGGAACACTGGGTGCGGGAATATCGGGGTCGCCTGGGTATCGCCCTGACCGATTGCATCAGCACCGACTTTTTCCTCAAGGATTTCGACCTGTACTTCGCCAAACTCTACGATGGCCTGCGTCAGGACTCCGGCGACCCCATCGCCTGGGCCGACAAAGTGCTGGCCCGCTACAAACAACTGGGCATCGACCCGATGACCAAGGACCTGATGTTCTCCGATGGCCTGAACTTCGAAAAATGCCTGCCGATCCTGCGGCACGTGCGTGGCAAGGCCAAGTTTGGTTTCGGCATGGGCACCAGCCTGGCCTGCGATGTGGAAGGCGTGGAGCCGCTGAGCATCGTGATGAAACTGGTGCGGGTACACGGTGAGCCGGTGGTCAAATTCTCGGATGACCCGATCAAGAACGTCTGCGAAGACCCGTCGTTTTTGCAGTACGCAGCGCAAGTGTTCTCTGTGGGAGGGGGCTTGCTCCCGAACGCGGTGGGCCAGCACTAAGTCGGTTGGCTGACACGCCGTCTTCGCGAGCAAGCCCGCTCCCACAGGTCAATGTAGGCAACAAAGAGGTGTGACATGCAGATTCAAGACCGTATCGCACAGGAACTGAATATCAACCGCGCATTGGTCGAGGGCGGCGAGCCCCAGGAGATTCAACGGCGCATCGACTTCATCAAGAGAACCTTGCGGCAGTCCGGCTGCAAGGCCCTGGTTCTGGGCATCAGTGGCGGTGTGGATTCCCTCACGGCTGGCCGCCTGTGCCAATTGGCGGTCGAGCAATTGCGCAGCGAAGGCTATGCCGCGCGCTTTATCGCCATGCGCCTGCCGTACAAGACTCAAGCGGATGAAGCTGACGCGCAGGCCTCGCTGAACTTCATCACCCCGGACCATATCGACAGCCTCAACATCGCCGCCAGTGTCGACGGCCTGATGGCCAGCCTGACCGCTACCGAAGCCAGCGCCGCACATGTCGATTTCATCAAAGGCAACGTCAAGGCGCGCACGCGCATGCTCGCGCAATACGCCGTGGCCAACCTGCACGGTGGCCTGGTGGTCGGCACCGACCATGGCGCCGAAGCGCTGATGGGTTTCTTCACTAAATTCGGCGACGGCGCCTGCGACCTGGCCCCGCTGTCGGGCCTGACCAAGACCCAGGTACGCCTGCTGGCCAGCGCCCTCGGTGCGCCGGCCAACCTGGTGCACAAGCACCCCACCGCCGACCTGGAAGAGCTGGTGCCGGGAAAACTGGATGAGCATGCCTATGGTTGCTCGTACGCGGAGATCGACGCGTACTTGATGGGCGAGCCGGTGAGCGAGCGGGTGAGGGCAATTGTCGAGGGCGCCTACAGCAAGACAGCGCACAAACGTGCGCTGCCAATTGTTCCGGTTTAATCAACGCTCAATCGACCGATTCCACCGCCCCTCCCACATTTGGATCTCCATACATCATGCGGTCAGATGGCGGCCAACGCGACGGACGTGGCCGCTGTTCGGGTTTCCACCCCCAACTTCACATACACATGCTCCAAATGCTTGTTCACCGTCCTTGGGCTCAACCCCAAAATGTCCCCTATATCCCGATTGGTCTTGCCACACGCCACCCAGCGCAGCACCTCCACCTCGCGCTCGGTCAACTGGAACCTGGCCGACAGCAGCCGTTGCGCCGGCGCATCTTCAAGGGTCAGCACACTCGACTGCTGCCCCGCCCGCGCCGATAACAGAATCCGCGATGTGCGCAAATGCGCCGCCACCCGCGCCAGCACCTCATCCGTCTGGATCGGCTTGGTCACGTAATCGCTGCCGCCCACCTCGAACCCCTGCACCACATGCTTGCTGTCGGTCAGCCCGGTCATGAACACCACCGGGATATCCGCGCTGGCCGGCTGCGCCTTGAGCCGGCGGCAGGTTTCGAAGCCATCCAGGCCAGGCATCATCGCGTCCAGCAGGATCAGGTCCGGGCGGCGGCGTTGCACGCGGTTGAGCGCGCTGAGGCCGTCGAGGGCCACCAACACCATGTAGCCGGCGTCGTCGAGGGCGTCGGAGAGCATGGCCAGGTTGTCCGGTGTGTCATCGACGATCAGCACCACGCCGGGTTCAGTGCTGCGGGTGAGTGCATTCATCTTCGGCCTCCTTAAGGGTTCGGTTGAGTTCATCCAGGCGAAAACCCTTGAGCAGTCCGCGCACCTTGCTGATGAAAGGTGCGGTGTCGGGGCGTTGTTCAAGGATCGTGTCGAGTTTGGCGTGCAGGCCGCGTACATAGCCGATGGCACTCAGTTCGGCGAGTTCGGCCAGGTCCTCAGGGCTGGGCAGCACGCTCGGCGGCGGTGGCGCAGTGAAGGTCTTGGTGCGGCGCAGCCAATGCAGGTCCAGGTGTTGTTGCAGGCGCCCGAGCAGTTCCGGGGTGCGCACTGGCTTGGCCAGGTAGTCGTTGCAGGCGGCGGCAATGCTGCGTTCGCGGTCGTCGGTAAAAGCGTTGGCGGAAATCACGATGATCGGTGCCGTGGACAGCGCATTGCGGCGGATCAAGCGGCTGGTTTCATAGCCGTCCAGGGTCGGCATCGACAGGTCCATCAGAATCAGATCCGGCGACAGCAGTGCGACCTGGCGGATCGCATCCTGGCCATTGCTGGCCTGCACCACCTCAAAGCCCAGCGGCGTGAGCATACCGCTGAGCACCTTGCGATGGTCCACATGGTCATCCACCACCAGGATGCGTCGGCGCGCGCCCTGGTAGCCGATGATGTCGTGCTCCACATGTACCACCGCCTGCGGTGCGCGCACCTGGGACAGGAACAGGCGCACCTGGAAGCAGGTGCCTTTGTCGAGTTCGCTGGTGACGCGTAACTCGCCGCCCATCAAGGCGGTCAGCATGCGCGTGATGGTCAACCCCAGGCCCACGCCCTTGTCCTGGCGCATCAGGTCGCCGCGCTCAAAGGGCTGGAAAATCCGTTCGATCTGCCCCGGGTCAATGCCGATGCCGGTGTCGATGATTTCGAAATTGGCGGTCTCGCGCATGTAGCTCACCCGCAGGCACACCTCGCCGCTGTCGGTGAAATTCACCGCGTTGCCGAGCAGGTTGATCAGGATCTGCCGCACGCGTTTTTCATCGCCGCGCACCACCGCCGGGATCTTGCCCGCGCAGTCCAGGCGAAAGCGCAGGCCCTTGTCCTGGGCCTGGGGCGTGAACATTTGTTCGAGGTCGTGGAGCAATTCGGGGAAGGGAATTTCGGTGAGTTCCAGGCGCAGCTTGCCGGCCTCGATCTTGGCCACATCCAGCAGACCGTCGATCAGCGACACCAAGTGCGAGCCGCTGCGCAGGATGGTCGCCAGGGCGTCCTGGTGCTGCTCGGGCATGGCGTTGTCGCGCTGCAGGATCTGGGTGAAGCCGAGGATGCTATTGAGTGGCGTGCGCAGTTCGTGGGACAGCCCGGTGACATAGCGGCTCTTGGCAGCGTTGGCGGCTTCCGAGGCCTCCTTGGCCTGTTGCAGGGCTTGGTCGGTGAGGCTGTGGGCGTCGATTTCCTGCATCAGCAACAGGGTCTGGCGGTCCGATTCTTCCTGGGCCACGCGGCGGCTTTCGCGGGTCAGCACCACCCACCAGGCGAGCACGGCGGCCAGTACCGAGAGGGTCAGGAAGGCCTTGAAAAACGCCTGGTACAAGGTCTCGGAGTGCGGCAACCCTTGGGCCGCCTGCACGTAGATCAAGGCCAGCGCACTGGCGAGCAGCAACTCCAGCACCAGCAGCAATCCAAGGTAGTGGGCCAGACGCGTATGCAGGCGCGGCATCAAGGTGTTGGGCAGCAGCCAGCGCAACACGCCTTCGAA
It contains:
- a CDS encoding AraC family transcriptional regulator gives rise to the protein MPVDRATLFEHRPAELEVILPEPDHCFRWFEHDYPFDLARWNHHPEFEIHLIRQGSGKLVAGDYIGAFSAGHVALIGPDLPHDWIGELAPGEYLAGRDVVLQFDGAALLALRKTLPELGDLHALFEQARRGLEFSGETAVQAARLMEAIGSAHGLQRLILFLQLLDTLKNATPPQVKALASPCYAPTLDARSAERINKAFDYLMRELTGDVRLSVIAQQLDMSEPGFSRFFKRNTGHGFIDLMRKFRVQRACRLLLQSEMSVADICFEVGYANLSNFNRHFRIEMNQTPSEYRRETAMHLFKRIEKMTPSQF
- a CDS encoding sugar ABC transporter substrate-binding protein, whose product is MLKLPHALFLLSALALAMPSHAADTVTIATVNNSDMIRMQRLSKVFEAQHPDIKLNWVVLEENVLRQRLTTDIATQGGQFDVLTIGTYETPLWGAKHWLEPLTQLPAGYDVDDIFPAVRQGLSVNNSLYALPFYGESTVTYYRTDLFQQAGLSMPAHPTWSQLGDFAAKLTAKDKGQYGMCLRGKAGWGENVALLSTMANAFGARWFDEQWEPELTSPEWTAAANFYVNTLKQYGPPGVSSNGFNETLALFNSGKCAIWVDASVAGSFTTDKTQSKVADSVGFAAAPTEVTDKGSSWLYAWSLAIPATSKHKDAAKAFITWATSKDYIQLVADKEGITNVPPGTRQSTYNAAYLEAAPFAQVTLEMMKHADPAHPSVKPVPYVGIQYVTIPEFQAIGTSVGKLFSAALTGGMTVDQALREAQSTTEREMKRAGYPK
- a CDS encoding L-iditol 2-dehydrogenase, which encodes MNRLEGKSALITGSARGIGRAFAQAYIAEGASVAIADINLQRAQATAAELGPQAYAVAMDVTDQASIDSAIAAVVAHAGKLDILVNNAALFDLAPIVDITRDSYERLFSINVAGTLFTLQAAARQMISQGHGGKIINMASQAGRRGEPLVAIYCATKAAVISLTQSAGLNLIKQGINVNAIAPGVVDGEHWDGVDALFAKHEGLQPGEKKRRVGAEVPFGRMGTAEDLTGMAIFLASKEADYVVAQTYNVDGGNWMN
- a CDS encoding NUDIX hydrolase, which codes for MPLSPYLHTVDLCALFYCRVSGELKLLLNKRDAEPFAGHWALPGVVVNGDVQDLSLKDAVERLRASNKVGLPLAWSEQVGTVGDAFRDPRCWSSSTFYLAIVADEVRLGEHQGWFALKALADGSIKLPFDHNSIVAAVQERLLSKSLYSSLPLLFLGDEFSAPEATTIFSLVLERPVLKTSIRQRLLKLTEAGYLRETGRKKNGEGGRPQATVQNLKPGAVYFFDRSFAE
- a CDS encoding nicotinamidase, which produces MTLAKTAIASFDVDAQKSFTPLCPNELPVAGGDQIGAELNYMASLAGHRVGSKDAHTPHAPWVVTQHSEMLQPTGLAHADVTWVSHCVPGTEGFTLLDELPTPYDYDYFIWKGVEPDLHPYGACYHDLHDKLSTGVIEYLKAHGVTRVIVGGLALDYCVKTTALQLLKAGLEVLLHLPACRGISEEGGVQAVNELHKAGAAISRTREELAAMATR
- the pncB gene encoding nicotinate phosphoribosyltransferase, with the protein product MESAYDYETPVIQGLLDTDYYTFTMMQAVLHQYPNVDVEYNFIVRSREKLTHLIPELRAELEKLAGLQMREGELRFLFNPRFREYLTPDYERFLGLFRFNLRYIHISEVDGQLNIRVVGPMLHCIMFEQPVLALVSELRNREKYPDVTLEDVTRKLYQKFDWLEKNLSRDELADLRVSDFSTRRRLSFKAQREVVDIMRRDFPGQFVGTSNAHLAYEFDLPLIGTMAHQWLMVHQQLGRLRESQNAALEHWVREYRGRLGIALTDCISTDFFLKDFDLYFAKLYDGLRQDSGDPIAWADKVLARYKQLGIDPMTKDLMFSDGLNFEKCLPILRHVRGKAKFGFGMGTSLACDVEGVEPLSIVMKLVRVHGEPVVKFSDDPIKNVCEDPSFLQYAAQVFSVGGGLLPNAVGQH
- the nadE gene encoding ammonia-dependent NAD(+) synthetase; this encodes MQIQDRIAQELNINRALVEGGEPQEIQRRIDFIKRTLRQSGCKALVLGISGGVDSLTAGRLCQLAVEQLRSEGYAARFIAMRLPYKTQADEADAQASLNFITPDHIDSLNIAASVDGLMASLTATEASAAHVDFIKGNVKARTRMLAQYAVANLHGGLVVGTDHGAEALMGFFTKFGDGACDLAPLSGLTKTQVRLLASALGAPANLVHKHPTADLEELVPGKLDEHAYGCSYAEIDAYLMGEPVSERVRAIVEGAYSKTAHKRALPIVPV
- a CDS encoding response regulator → MNALTRSTEPGVVLIVDDTPDNLAMLSDALDDAGYMVLVALDGLSALNRVQRRRPDLILLDAMMPGLDGFETCRRLKAQPASADIPVVFMTGLTDSKHVVQGFEVGGSDYVTKPIQTDEVLARVAAHLRTSRILLSARAGQQSSVLTLEDAPAQRLLSARFQLTEREVEVLRWVACGKTNRDIGDILGLSPRTVNKHLEHVYVKLGVETRTAATSVALAAI
- a CDS encoding ATP-binding protein, whose amino-acid sequence is MHPTPGTQRIVKIRRDYNTWVADETMEDYALRYTPKSFRKWSELRIANTALGAVSFLALEAIGGVLALSYGFTNTFWAILTISLVIFLTGLPISYYAARYGVDMDLLTRGAGFGYIGSTITSLIYASFTFLFFALEAAIMALALELYFHIPLAIAYVICSLLVIPLVAYGVTLISRLQLWTQPVWLLLLVLPYGFVWWKNPDAFSDWTSFVGRSGDGGGFNLLAFCAACTVALSLVTQIGEQVDYLRFLPEKTAANRKRWWAALLCAGPGWIIPGALKMFAGAFLAFLALQHEIPMERAAEPTQMYLVAFRYVFSSPEWALGAMVLFVFISQMKINLTNAYAGSLAWSNFFARVTHSHPGRVVWLVFNVAIALMLMELGVFDVIDQVLGLYANIAIAWIGTLVADLVINKPLGLSPRHIEFKRAHLYDINPVGVGAMLIASLLSILAHFGLFGSLAQAAPPFVALGTALVMAPLLAWLTKGKYYIARTSDLQLIHPIAPATHAVCGLCSNPFETADMAFCPAYSTPICSLCCSLDARCGDRCKPHARLVTQFEGVLRWLLPNTLMPRLHTRLAHYLGLLLVLELLLASALALIYVQAAQGLPHSETLYQAFFKAFLTLSVLAAVLAWWVVLTRESRRVAQEESDRQTLLLMQEIDAHSLTDQALQQAKEASEAANAAKSRYVTGLSHELRTPLNSILGFTQILQRDNAMPEQHQDALATILRSGSHLVSLIDGLLDVAKIEAGKLRLELTEIPFPELLHDLEQMFTPQAQDKGLRFRLDCAGKIPAVVRGDEKRVRQILINLLGNAVNFTDSGEVCLRVSYMRETANFEIIDTGIGIDPGQIERIFQPFERGDLMRQDKGVGLGLTITRMLTALMGGELRVTSELDKGTCFQVRLFLSQVRAPQAVVHVEHDIIGYQGARRRILVVDDHVDHRKVLSGMLTPLGFEVVQASNGQDAIRQVALLSPDLILMDLSMPTLDGYETSRLIRRNALSTAPIIVISANAFTDDRERSIAAACNDYLAKPVRTPELLGRLQQHLDLHWLRRTKTFTAPPPPSVLPSPEDLAELAELSAIGYVRGLHAKLDTILEQRPDTAPFISKVRGLLKGFRLDELNRTLKEAEDECTHPQH